The Chryseobacterium indicum genome contains a region encoding:
- a CDS encoding alpha/beta hydrolase produces MKKSGLLIVIFLLVSHLFFAQKISEGKIVTTYITAKTLQNSAGENPKRRVTVYLPPDYEKSSKRYPVIYFLHGFFWSDSLLVSNDKINHIFDRAIYSKKIKPVIVVMPDESTVFKGSFYANSKSSGNWSDFTSVELVGFIDKNYRTIANKDSRGISGHSMGGNGALRNAILHPEVFSSVYALSPGILDARFFTLSEMELYKNADQIKNIQDVSKPENARLNIVFAIARAYNGNKNKAPFFADLPFSFEGENVRINSAILDEMNRNSTSELPFSQYENLKKLKAIKFDWGRNDELKHIPPSCLSFSKTLEILGIKHEAEEYIGTHGSEVSKENGRIENQMLPFFNTHLKFEE; encoded by the coding sequence ATGAAAAAATCAGGATTATTAATTGTTATTTTTCTTTTGGTAAGCCATTTGTTTTTTGCGCAGAAAATTTCAGAGGGAAAGATCGTTACAACCTATATTACTGCTAAGACATTACAGAATAGCGCCGGAGAAAATCCTAAGCGAAGAGTAACCGTTTATCTTCCGCCGGATTATGAAAAATCCTCCAAAAGATATCCCGTTATTTATTTTTTACACGGTTTTTTCTGGAGCGACAGTTTGCTGGTGAGCAACGATAAGATCAATCATATTTTTGATCGGGCGATTTATTCAAAAAAGATAAAACCCGTTATCGTTGTTATGCCCGATGAAAGTACCGTTTTTAAAGGAAGTTTTTACGCCAATTCAAAATCTTCAGGAAACTGGTCAGATTTTACGTCTGTTGAGTTGGTCGGTTTTATTGATAAAAATTACAGAACAATAGCAAATAAAGACAGCCGCGGAATTTCAGGGCATTCCATGGGCGGAAACGGAGCGCTGAGAAATGCCATACTTCATCCCGAAGTTTTTTCTTCTGTGTATGCACTGTCCCCCGGAATTTTAGACGCCCGTTTCTTTACACTTTCAGAAATGGAACTCTATAAAAATGCTGATCAAATTAAAAACATTCAGGATGTATCCAAACCGGAAAATGCAAGGTTAAATATTGTCTTTGCCATCGCAAGAGCTTACAACGGAAATAAAAATAAAGCTCCCTTTTTTGCAGATCTTCCATTTTCTTTTGAAGGTGAAAATGTAAGGATTAATTCAGCCATTTTAGACGAAATGAACAGGAATTCCACTTCAGAACTGCCTTTTTCACAATATGAAAATCTGAAAAAATTAAAAGCCATAAAATTCGACTGGGGTAGAAACGACGAGCTGAAACACATTCCGCCAAGCTGCCTGAGTTTCAGCAAAACACTGGAAATACTCGGTATAAAACATGAAGCTGAGGAATACATAGGAACGCACGGAAGCGAAGTAAGCAAAGAAAACGGAAGAATTGAAAATCAGATGCTGCCGTTTTTTAATACACATCTTAAGTTTGAAGAATAA
- a CDS encoding TetR/AcrR family transcriptional regulator, whose amino-acid sequence MSKAEKTKQFIIEKTAALFNTKGYNSTSLSDITQATGLTKGSIYGNFENRDEVALKVYQFNAGLLKKNLQRSFGEEYPTMTSKLYAFIAFYRKNWKVVFQHGGCPLMNAATECNDSFPELRKKVRHSFQDWIKMISDTIGEGQKNGEFKPEINAEEFASLFIMMIEGGILLSKTTEDEKYLNIALDRILQVIDKEIKQNIS is encoded by the coding sequence ATGTCAAAAGCAGAAAAGACAAAACAATTCATCATCGAGAAAACCGCAGCTTTGTTTAATACCAAAGGGTATAATTCCACATCACTTTCCGACATTACACAAGCGACGGGTTTAACCAAAGGAAGTATTTACGGAAATTTCGAAAACAGGGATGAAGTAGCTCTAAAAGTATATCAGTTTAACGCAGGTCTTCTGAAGAAAAATCTGCAAAGGTCATTTGGTGAAGAATATCCTACCATGACTTCAAAATTATATGCTTTTATCGCATTTTACAGAAAAAACTGGAAAGTTGTCTTTCAGCACGGGGGTTGTCCTTTAATGAATGCTGCCACAGAATGTAATGATTCCTTTCCGGAATTAAGAAAAAAGGTCCGTCATTCTTTTCAGGACTGGATAAAAATGATTTCAGATACTATAGGGGAAGGACAAAAAAACGGAGAATTTAAGCCTGAAATTAATGCGGAGGAATTTGCATCCTTATTCATCATGATGATTGAAGGCGGTATTCTTTTATCCAAAACCACAGAAGACGAAAAATATCTCAACATCGCCTTAGACAGAATCTTACAGGTTATCGACAAAGAAATTAAACAAAATATCTCATAA
- a CDS encoding PaaI family thioesterase, which translates to MDKLQILKSFIGKEFTESPSPFMKWLNPVVLSAEEGQLEFQYTVREEWLNPMGNLHGGVTAAIFDDVIGATMFSLNEKNFIVTINNSIDYFSTAKENDIIVAETKIVKRGKQFVNAQCEIWNADKTRLIARGTSNLFKISN; encoded by the coding sequence ATGGATAAATTACAAATATTAAAATCATTCATCGGAAAAGAGTTTACAGAATCTCCTTCTCCCTTTATGAAATGGCTGAATCCTGTTGTTCTTTCGGCAGAAGAAGGACAATTGGAATTTCAGTATACAGTACGGGAAGAATGGCTGAATCCCATGGGAAATCTTCACGGCGGAGTTACCGCAGCCATTTTTGACGATGTTATCGGAGCCACTATGTTCTCTTTAAATGAAAAAAACTTTATTGTCACCATAAATAACAGCATCGATTATTTTTCAACAGCAAAAGAAAATGATATTATTGTAGCTGAAACTAAAATCGTCAAAAGAGGAAAGCAGTTTGTGAACGCACAGTGCGAAATCTGGAATGCAGATAAAACGCGCCTTATTGCAAGAGGAACCTCTAATTTATTCAAAATCAGTAACTAA
- a CDS encoding pseudouridine synthase: protein MLEILYRDEHLIAINKPSGLLVHKSFYSGEADTYAIQELRKQIGQKVYPVHRLDRKTSGVLLFTLDKETLRMMSTQFEEKRVEKKYIAILRGWTKEEETIDYDLVNENEVKQNAVTYYRRLQTSEIDLPFLKHQTSRYCLVEAIPETGRFHQLRKHFKHILHPILGCRKHGCNKQNKLWLQTFDINKMTLHAHQLTFNHPVSNERITVNATIDDDFKRLGDILKLDLSAYS from the coding sequence ATGTTAGAAATTCTTTATCGCGACGAACATCTTATCGCCATCAACAAACCCAGCGGATTGTTGGTTCATAAATCTTTTTATTCGGGAGAAGCCGATACGTATGCGATTCAGGAACTGAGAAAGCAGATCGGGCAAAAAGTGTATCCTGTCCATCGTTTAGACCGGAAAACTTCGGGTGTTTTGCTGTTCACTTTAGATAAAGAAACGCTGAGAATGATGAGTACTCAGTTTGAGGAAAAACGGGTTGAAAAGAAATACATTGCCATTCTTCGAGGCTGGACAAAGGAAGAGGAAACAATTGATTATGATCTGGTTAACGAAAATGAAGTCAAACAAAACGCAGTCACTTATTATCGCCGTTTGCAGACTTCAGAGATCGATTTACCCTTTTTAAAACATCAGACTTCCAGATATTGCTTGGTGGAAGCCATCCCGGAAACGGGACGATTTCATCAACTGAGAAAACATTTTAAACACATTTTACATCCCATTTTAGGATGTCGAAAACATGGCTGTAATAAACAGAATAAATTATGGCTTCAGACATTTGACATCAATAAAATGACACTTCACGCTCATCAACTGACATTTAATCATCCTGTTTCCAACGAAAGAATCACGGTAAATGCTACAATAGATGATGATTTCAAAAGACTAGGGGATATTTTGAAATTGGATTTGAGCGCATATTCTTAA
- a CDS encoding DUF445 domain-containing protein, whose translation MNDEAKRKQLRKYKAFATGLFVLMAVLFIGTTLLQKTIDSHWIGYVRAFSEAAMVGALADWFAVTALFRHPLGLPIPHTNLIENSKQKLGDNLGNFVVTNFLSPENIRPYIQKLKISNFVGEWLGKKKNQDVLLKNLSDIVLDILNKLDDSEVSRFISNKVSEMTDTIKLNAILGNGINYLLDKNDHQRIITNLSSQIKNYISENDEMIKDRVKKGSYTFIPAFVDNKIADKITTGLSDFFKEIEQDPNHEIRNLITQKIYDFSTELKQDPKWEEEFKNIKNDLLKNDKLNEYSNDIWISIKNTLTKELQDDESSLKKYLSKNLNEFSQNLKNDENFQKKIDDWVRVTAYKYILKNTHQFGNLISSTVGNWQGKELSEKLELEVGKDLQFIRVNGTIVGGLVGLIIYTIANFFL comes from the coding sequence ATGAATGATGAAGCCAAAAGAAAACAGCTCAGAAAATACAAAGCTTTTGCCACAGGATTGTTTGTGTTGATGGCCGTTCTGTTTATCGGGACAACGTTGTTGCAAAAAACCATAGATTCTCATTGGATAGGTTACGTTCGTGCCTTTTCTGAAGCTGCGATGGTAGGAGCTTTGGCTGACTGGTTTGCCGTAACAGCACTTTTCCGTCATCCGCTTGGTTTACCGATTCCGCATACCAATCTTATTGAAAACAGCAAACAGAAACTGGGAGACAATCTGGGAAATTTTGTCGTAACGAATTTTCTCTCTCCGGAAAATATCAGACCTTATATTCAGAAGTTAAAAATTTCGAATTTTGTAGGAGAATGGCTCGGAAAAAAAAAGAATCAGGATGTTTTGCTTAAAAACCTTTCGGATATTGTTCTGGATATTTTAAATAAACTCGACGATTCGGAAGTAAGCCGTTTTATCAGCAACAAAGTGTCTGAAATGACAGATACTATCAAACTGAACGCCATTTTAGGCAACGGAATTAATTATCTTTTAGACAAAAACGACCATCAGAGAATCATTACCAATCTTTCTTCACAGATTAAAAATTACATTTCTGAAAATGATGAAATGATTAAAGACCGCGTAAAAAAAGGAAGCTATACGTTTATCCCGGCTTTTGTGGATAATAAAATTGCTGATAAAATTACCACCGGACTTTCAGATTTTTTTAAAGAGATTGAACAGGATCCGAACCACGAAATACGAAATCTGATTACCCAGAAAATCTATGATTTCTCCACCGAACTTAAACAGGATCCGAAATGGGAAGAGGAATTTAAAAACATTAAAAATGATCTCCTCAAAAACGACAAGCTGAATGAATATTCCAACGACATCTGGATTTCCATTAAAAATACGTTAACGAAAGAACTTCAGGACGATGAATCTTCATTAAAAAAATATCTGTCTAAAAATCTGAATGAATTTTCACAGAATTTAAAAAACGACGAAAATTTTCAGAAAAAAATCGACGACTGGGTTCGTGTTACCGCTTACAAATATATTCTAAAAAATACCCATCAGTTTGGAAACCTCATCAGTTCTACCGTCGGAAACTGGCAGGGAAAAGAATTAAGCGAAAAGCTGGAGCTGGAAGTAGGGAAAGATCTTCAGTTCATCCGTGTGAACGGAACTATTGTCGGTGGTTTGGTGGGATTGATTATTTACACGATTGCGAATTTTTTCCTTTAA
- the msrB gene encoding peptide-methionine (R)-S-oxide reductase MsrB, whose amino-acid sequence MENQAKNNPYYSRTDTSKLDISNDEWKKILAPDLYAIAREASTERPFTGKYNEFDELGEYYCAVCGNHLFRSTSKFSSSCGWPSFFEADKEGVYYKRDTTYGMERVEVLCKRCDSHLGHVFDDGPQPTGLRYCMNSVSLEFVADSEK is encoded by the coding sequence ATGGAAAACCAAGCAAAAAACAATCCATACTACTCCAGAACAGACACTTCAAAACTCGATATTTCCAATGATGAGTGGAAAAAAATTCTTGCTCCGGATTTATACGCCATTGCAAGGGAAGCTTCTACAGAAAGACCTTTCACCGGAAAATACAATGAATTTGACGAATTGGGAGAATATTACTGTGCGGTGTGCGGAAACCATTTATTCCGTTCTACATCCAAATTTTCCAGCAGTTGTGGCTGGCCAAGTTTTTTTGAAGCAGATAAAGAAGGAGTGTATTACAAAAGAGATACTACCTATGGAATGGAAAGGGTAGAAGTGCTCTGTAAAAGATGCGATTCTCATCTGGGACATGTTTTTGATGATGGTCCTCAGCCAACGGGATTGCGCTACTGCATGAATTCCGTAAGTCTGGAATTTGTTGCAGATTCTGAAAAATAA
- a CDS encoding quinone-dependent dihydroorotate dehydrogenase has translation MYKSLIRPILFKFDPEEVHHFTFSMLKNFGFLTKLFFPKPIQDKRLEREVFGLKFKNPVGLAAGFDKNAVLFNELGDLGFGFVEIGTVTPKAQAGNPKKRLFRLIEDGGIINRMGFNNDGLEAAIEKLKGNKGKIIIGGNIGKNTNTSPENYTQDYLECFEGLHPYVDYFVLNVSCPNVGSHAKLEDVEYLRELITEVKKINQSKSVQKPILLKIAPDLNNNQLDEIIELIAETKIDGIVVSNTSVNREGLKTSPEVLAEIGNGGLSGKPIRERSTKMIKYLSDKSNRAFPIIGVGGIHSAKDALEKLDAGATLVQLYTGFIYEGPELINDINKAILTRASRLSV, from the coding sequence ATGTACAAATCGCTTATTCGCCCGATTCTTTTTAAATTCGATCCTGAAGAAGTACACCATTTTACTTTTTCGATGCTTAAAAATTTTGGATTTCTTACCAAACTATTTTTTCCAAAACCTATTCAGGATAAACGTCTGGAAAGAGAAGTTTTTGGCTTGAAATTTAAAAATCCTGTTGGTTTAGCGGCAGGTTTCGATAAAAATGCAGTTTTATTTAATGAATTGGGAGATTTAGGCTTTGGATTTGTAGAAATCGGAACCGTAACACCGAAAGCTCAGGCTGGAAATCCTAAGAAAAGACTGTTTCGTTTAATAGAAGATGGCGGAATTATCAACCGAATGGGCTTCAATAACGACGGTCTGGAAGCAGCGATTGAAAAACTGAAAGGAAACAAAGGAAAAATCATCATCGGTGGAAACATCGGAAAAAATACGAATACTTCTCCCGAAAATTACACGCAGGATTATCTGGAATGTTTTGAAGGGCTTCATCCTTATGTAGATTATTTTGTGCTGAATGTAAGCTGTCCGAACGTAGGAAGCCACGCCAAACTGGAAGATGTAGAATACCTTCGTGAACTGATTACGGAAGTGAAAAAAATCAACCAGTCGAAATCTGTACAAAAACCAATTCTCCTGAAAATTGCTCCGGATCTGAACAACAATCAATTAGATGAAATTATTGAACTGATTGCAGAAACAAAGATCGACGGAATCGTGGTTTCCAATACTTCCGTGAACCGGGAAGGGCTGAAAACGTCACCCGAAGTTTTAGCAGAAATCGGAAACGGTGGTCTTAGCGGAAAACCGATTCGTGAAAGAAGCACAAAAATGATTAAATACCTTTCTGATAAAAGCAACAGAGCATTCCCAATTATTGGAGTGGGCGGGATTCATTCAGCAAAAGATGCGCTTGAAAAGCTGGATGCAGGAGCAACGTTGGTTCAGTTGTACACAGGTTTCATCTACGAAGGTCCGGAATTGATTAATGATATCAATAAGGCAATTTTGACTAGAGCAAGTCGCCTCTCTGTATAA
- the fabF gene encoding beta-ketoacyl-ACP synthase II, translating into MKRVVITGLGAVTPLGNNVEEFWNNSINGVSGANKITHFDTEKFKVHFACEVKNFDPKVHLTHNEIKRSDLFSQYAMYSTAEALKDSGLELEKMDPFDTGVIWGTGQGGMWTFESEVMEFTKGDGTPRFNPFFVPKFIANMASGMISMKFGLQGINYTTISACATGNTALMDAFNYIRLGKAKVIVSGGSEAAITPASIGGFSIMKAMSTRNDDFATASRPYDAERDGFVMGEGAGALILEEYEHAKARGAKIYAELVGAAMTADAYHMTAPHPDGVGAIKAMQLALQEAGINTGDIDYVNPHATSTPMGDLVELNGINKLFKGSKNLDISATKSMTGHLLGAAGAAEAILSIKAIEKGIIPPTINLHRIDENIPKDLNVVFGEAKEKDINYALSNAFGFGGHNATLIFKKFS; encoded by the coding sequence ATGAAAAGAGTTGTCATTACAGGACTTGGCGCAGTAACGCCTTTAGGAAATAATGTTGAAGAATTCTGGAACAACAGCATCAACGGTGTGAGCGGAGCCAATAAAATCACCCACTTCGATACAGAAAAATTTAAAGTTCATTTTGCCTGTGAAGTTAAAAATTTTGATCCGAAAGTCCATTTAACGCATAACGAAATCAAAAGAAGTGATCTTTTTTCCCAATACGCGATGTATTCCACAGCGGAAGCTTTAAAAGATTCCGGACTGGAGCTTGAAAAAATGGATCCGTTCGACACCGGAGTAATCTGGGGAACCGGACAGGGCGGAATGTGGACGTTCGAAAGTGAAGTAATGGAATTTACCAAAGGAGACGGAACGCCGAGATTCAATCCTTTCTTCGTTCCTAAATTTATTGCCAACATGGCTTCAGGAATGATTTCAATGAAATTCGGACTTCAGGGAATCAATTATACAACGATTTCAGCATGTGCAACCGGAAATACTGCTTTGATGGATGCCTTTAACTACATCAGATTAGGAAAAGCTAAAGTAATTGTGAGCGGCGGCTCTGAAGCTGCGATTACCCCTGCTTCCATTGGAGGCTTCTCCATCATGAAAGCGATGTCTACAAGAAACGATGATTTTGCCACTGCCAGTCGTCCTTATGATGCAGAGCGAGACGGCTTTGTGATGGGAGAAGGAGCCGGAGCCTTAATTCTTGAGGAATATGAACACGCTAAAGCAAGAGGCGCAAAAATTTATGCGGAATTGGTGGGAGCAGCAATGACAGCCGATGCGTATCACATGACAGCACCTCATCCCGATGGAGTCGGAGCCATTAAAGCGATGCAACTGGCTTTACAGGAAGCTGGAATCAACACCGGAGATATTGATTATGTTAATCCTCACGCTACTTCTACTCCAATGGGAGATTTGGTGGAATTAAACGGAATCAATAAATTATTTAAAGGAAGTAAAAATCTTGACATTAGTGCCACAAAATCCATGACGGGACATTTGCTGGGAGCTGCCGGAGCTGCGGAAGCCATTCTTTCAATCAAAGCGATTGAAAAAGGAATTATTCCGCCAACAATCAATCTTCACAGGATTGATGAAAACATCCCGAAAGACCTGAATGTTGTTTTTGGAGAAGCCAAAGAAAAAGATATCAATTATGCTTTAAGTAATGCTTTTGGTTTCGGAGGACACAATGCCACGTTGATTTTTAAGAAGTTTTCTTAA
- a CDS encoding glycine--tRNA ligase: MAKQEDVFKKVISHAKEYGFIFPSSEIYDGLSAVYDYGQNGAELKNNIKQYWWKAMVQLNENIVGIDSAILMHPTTWKASGHVDAFNDPLIDNKDSKKRFRADVLVEDYCAKIEDKENKEIEKAAKRFGDAFDKDQFVATNPKVLEYRAKREAILSRLAKSLENEDLADVKALIEELEIADPDTGSKNWTEVRQFNLMFGTKLGASADSAMDLYLRPETAQGIFVNFLNVQKTSRHKLPFGIAQIGKAFRNEIVARQFIFRMREFEQMEMQFFVAPGTELEFYEQWKQKRLNWHLALGLGDENYRFHDHEKLAHYANAAADIEFNFPFGFKELEGIHSRTDFDLKAHEEFSGRKLQFFDPERNENYVPYVVETSVGLDRLFLALFSHCLRDEVLEDGSERTVLSLPPALAPIKAAILPLMKRDGLAEYAEKIFNDLKYDFNLFYEEKDAIGKRYRRQDAIGTPYCITIDHDSLTDHTVTIRDRDTMQQERVPVSELRRIIDEKTSFRNLLSKI, from the coding sequence ATGGCAAAACAAGAAGATGTTTTCAAGAAAGTGATTTCTCACGCTAAAGAATATGGTTTTATTTTCCCTTCGAGTGAGATCTACGATGGTTTATCCGCAGTTTATGATTATGGACAAAACGGAGCCGAGTTAAAAAATAATATCAAGCAATACTGGTGGAAAGCGATGGTACAGCTTAACGAAAATATTGTGGGTATTGATTCGGCGATCCTTATGCACCCTACAACATGGAAGGCTTCGGGGCACGTAGACGCTTTCAACGATCCATTGATTGATAATAAGGATTCTAAGAAACGTTTCAGAGCAGACGTTTTGGTGGAAGATTACTGTGCTAAAATTGAAGATAAGGAGAATAAGGAGATTGAAAAAGCAGCGAAAAGATTCGGTGACGCTTTTGATAAAGATCAGTTTGTGGCAACAAATCCAAAAGTTTTGGAATACAGAGCCAAAAGGGAAGCAATCCTTTCCAGACTGGCAAAATCTTTAGAAAATGAAGACCTTGCTGATGTAAAAGCGTTAATTGAAGAGCTGGAAATTGCTGATCCTGATACCGGTTCTAAAAACTGGACAGAAGTAAGACAGTTCAACCTGATGTTCGGGACTAAATTAGGTGCTTCCGCAGATTCTGCAATGGATCTTTATTTAAGACCGGAAACTGCACAGGGAATTTTCGTTAACTTTTTGAATGTTCAGAAAACCTCCCGTCATAAGCTTCCTTTCGGTATTGCACAGATCGGAAAAGCGTTCAGAAATGAGATTGTTGCAAGACAGTTTATCTTCAGAATGCGTGAATTCGAACAGATGGAAATGCAGTTTTTCGTTGCTCCGGGAACAGAATTGGAATTCTACGAGCAATGGAAGCAAAAGCGTCTGAACTGGCATTTGGCTTTAGGTTTAGGTGACGAAAATTACAGATTCCATGACCATGAAAAACTGGCTCACTACGCAAATGCTGCAGCAGATATTGAATTTAATTTCCCTTTCGGGTTCAAAGAACTGGAAGGTATTCACTCAAGAACGGATTTCGATTTAAAAGCGCATGAAGAATTCTCAGGCAGAAAACTTCAGTTCTTCGATCCGGAAAGAAATGAAAACTATGTTCCGTATGTGGTGGAAACTTCAGTTGGTTTAGACCGATTGTTCTTAGCTTTATTCTCTCATTGTTTAAGAGACGAAGTATTGGAAGATGGTTCCGAGAGAACGGTTTTATCTTTACCTCCGGCTTTAGCGCCCATTAAAGCAGCGATTCTTCCGTTAATGAAAAGAGATGGTTTGGCAGAATACGCAGAGAAAATTTTCAACGATCTGAAATATGATTTCAACTTATTCTACGAAGAAAAAGATGCAATCGGAAAACGTTACAGAAGACAGGATGCAATTGGAACACCTTACTGTATCACGATCGACCATGACTCTTTAACGGATCACACGGTGACGATAAGAGACAGAGACACAATGCAGCAGGAAAGAGTTCCGGTTTCTGAGTTAAGAAGAATTATCGACGAAAAGACAAGTTTCAGAAATTTACTTTCTAAAATATAG
- a CDS encoding murein L,D-transpeptidase catalytic domain family protein: protein MKALYSLLGAAYIVTTSFYLSPKKAIEKNEISTKKIVRLADTKSEKSAEKAVSSSEELYRSIVFEQGHELNEEVFFKAVTGFENMKKAGLLNEDSHLLTVCDFSMSSNTKRLWVIDMNEKKVLFNSLVAHGKNTGEEFATNFSNTESSLQSSLGFYITDATYDGDNGYSLRLLGMDKGFNDAAYRRAIVMHGADYVSEEFAAMHKRIGRSWGCPAVPRDLTKPIINTIKGRNLLFIYYPDQNYLSKSEWLKA, encoded by the coding sequence ATGAAAGCATTGTATAGCTTATTAGGTGCAGCTTACATCGTTACTACTTCATTCTATTTGTCTCCAAAAAAGGCAATCGAAAAGAATGAAATCAGTACAAAAAAAATTGTAAGATTAGCCGACACGAAATCTGAGAAATCTGCCGAAAAAGCAGTAAGTTCATCAGAAGAATTATACAGATCTATTGTTTTCGAGCAGGGACACGAACTTAATGAGGAAGTTTTTTTCAAAGCGGTAACAGGTTTTGAAAATATGAAGAAAGCAGGTTTGCTTAACGAAGATTCGCATTTACTTACGGTATGCGATTTTTCTATGTCTTCGAACACAAAAAGACTTTGGGTAATTGACATGAATGAGAAAAAAGTATTGTTTAATTCATTAGTAGCACACGGAAAAAATACAGGCGAAGAATTTGCTACGAATTTTTCTAACACGGAAAGTTCGTTGCAGAGCAGCTTAGGATTTTATATCACGGATGCAACGTATGACGGAGACAACGGTTATTCTCTTAGACTACTTGGAATGGACAAAGGATTTAATGATGCTGCTTATAGAAGAGCTATCGTTATGCACGGTGCAGATTACGTAAGCGAAGAATTTGCCGCTATGCACAAAAGAATTGGCAGAAGCTGGGGTTGTCCTGCTGTTCCGAGAGATTTAACAAAACCGATCATTAATACCATTAAAGGAAGAAATCTTCTTTTTATTTATTATCCTGATCAGAATTACCTTTCCAAATCGGAGTGGTTAAAAGCATAA